The following coding sequences are from one Pirellulales bacterium window:
- the nadB gene encoding L-aspartate oxidase, with translation MDPSPRYLVPFFPKRVPHHFTDVLIIGGGLAGLRAANAVDPRLSVLVITKETSRQSNSAYAQGGIAGVLDPEDRFEDHIADTLTAGGKLCDRAVVELVVRDAPEKIRELIEWGTHFDLEAGGLALGREGGHSHDRIVHALGDATGKEVMRAVIEHTAGLPNVQMWEDTFTIDLLTHEGVCRGALVWNAQHGKTMVWAKQTILCTGGCGQVFRETTNPEVATGDGLAIAWRAGAELRDMEFMQFHPTVLYIAGSSRNLITEAMRGAGGRLTDRNGHRFMPEYDPRAELAPRDVVSRAIVSQMEKTRHPNVYLDMSHLDPATVRARFPGMAAICAEFGLDITRDPIPVRPGAHYMIGGVTVDLAGHTTLPGLWAAGEVTSSGLHGANRLASNSLLEGLVFGTYAGTGASEAAARMPDSFQVLPLENPPVVDGGEPLDLADIRNSLKSLMWRSCGVRRDAEHLTAASEDIDRWCRYVLPRQFTDPKGWELQNMLEISRLMIRAAVQRQETRGVHVRTDFPATDDAHWQRHLSFGRAG, from the coding sequence ATGGATCCCTCGCCGCGCTACCTGGTTCCCTTCTTTCCCAAGCGGGTCCCGCACCACTTTACCGATGTGCTCATTATCGGCGGCGGCCTGGCCGGGTTGCGGGCCGCTAACGCAGTCGATCCGCGGCTCTCGGTGTTGGTCATCACCAAAGAAACGTCGCGGCAATCGAACAGCGCTTACGCCCAAGGGGGCATTGCCGGCGTCTTGGATCCGGAAGATCGCTTTGAAGATCACATCGCCGATACCCTCACCGCTGGTGGCAAACTGTGCGATCGGGCCGTGGTGGAATTGGTGGTCCGCGATGCCCCCGAGAAAATTCGGGAACTGATCGAGTGGGGTACGCATTTCGATCTGGAAGCCGGCGGCCTGGCCCTGGGGCGCGAAGGAGGCCACAGCCATGATCGCATTGTGCATGCCCTGGGCGACGCCACCGGCAAAGAAGTGATGCGGGCCGTCATCGAGCACACGGCCGGCTTGCCCAACGTGCAAATGTGGGAAGATACCTTCACCATCGATCTCTTGACGCACGAAGGCGTCTGCCGCGGGGCACTGGTTTGGAACGCCCAGCACGGCAAAACCATGGTCTGGGCCAAGCAAACTATTTTGTGCACCGGAGGTTGCGGGCAAGTATTTCGCGAAACCACCAACCCCGAAGTCGCCACTGGCGATGGGTTGGCCATTGCCTGGCGGGCCGGCGCCGAGCTGCGCGACATGGAGTTCATGCAATTCCATCCCACGGTGTTGTACATTGCCGGGAGCAGCCGAAATCTTATTACCGAAGCCATGCGCGGCGCCGGCGGCCGCCTGACCGATCGCAATGGTCATCGGTTCATGCCCGAATACGATCCGCGCGCCGAACTGGCCCCACGCGATGTCGTCAGCCGGGCCATCGTTTCGCAGATGGAAAAAACGCGCCACCCGAATGTCTACTTGGATATGAGCCATCTCGATCCGGCCACCGTCCGGGCCCGTTTCCCAGGCATGGCGGCCATTTGCGCCGAGTTTGGGCTCGATATCACGCGCGATCCCATCCCGGTGCGCCCGGGAGCCCATTACATGATTGGCGGCGTCACCGTCGATTTGGCCGGCCACACCACGCTCCCCGGCTTGTGGGCGGCCGGCGAAGTCACGTCCAGCGGGCTGCACGGTGCCAATCGGTTGGCATCGAACAGTTTGCTGGAAGGGTTGGTGTTTGGCACGTATGCCGGAACCGGCGCTTCGGAGGCCGCGGCGCGCATGCCCGATTCGTTCCAAGTGCTGCCGCTGGAAAATCCGCCGGTCGTCGATGGGGGCGAGCCGCTCGATTTGGCCGACATTCGCAATTCGCTCAAATCGCTGATGTGGCGTTCCTGTGGCGTGCGCCGTGATGCGGAGCACTTGACCGCCGCCTCGGAAGATATCGACCGTTGGTGCCGCTACGTGTTGCCGCGGCAATTCACCGATCCCAAGGGCTGGGAATTGCAGAACATGCTGGAAATTTCGCGGCTGATGATTCGCGCCGCCGTGCAGCGGCAAGAAACCCGGGGCGTGCATGTGCGGACCGATTTTCCCGCCACCGACGATGCCCACTGGCAGCGCCACCTGTCCTTTGGGCGTGCCGGCTGA
- a CDS encoding GNAT family N-acetyltransferase: protein MKIIQCDESHAEPILAIFNDAIANTTSLYDYHARTLQTMHSWFADKRKGNYPVIGVVNEAGQLMGFGTYGTFRVRPAYKYTVEHSVYVDAQFRGQGVGKVLMREVIAAAEAQNYHVLVGGIDSQNAVSIALHKQFGFAYCGTVKQAGFKFGRWLDLDFYQLILKTPAEPVDG from the coding sequence ATGAAAATTATCCAGTGCGACGAATCGCATGCTGAGCCGATTTTGGCGATTTTTAACGACGCCATCGCCAACACCACTTCGCTGTACGATTATCATGCCCGCACGTTGCAGACCATGCACAGTTGGTTTGCCGACAAGCGGAAGGGGAATTACCCGGTGATCGGCGTGGTCAACGAGGCGGGCCAATTGATGGGGTTTGGCACGTACGGCACCTTCCGGGTGCGGCCGGCTTACAAGTACACCGTGGAGCATTCGGTGTATGTGGACGCACAATTTCGCGGGCAAGGCGTGGGGAAAGTATTGATGCGGGAAGTGATTGCCGCGGCCGAAGCGCAAAACTATCACGTGCTGGTGGGCGGCATCGATTCGCAAAATGCCGTGAGCATTGCGCTGCACAAACAGTTCGGCTTCGCGTACTGCGGAACCGTGAAGCAGGCGGGCTTCAAGTTCGGCCGCTGGCTCGATCTGGATTTCTACCAGCTCATTTTGAAAACGCCGGCGGAGCCTGTGGATGGATGA